One Curtobacterium herbarum genomic window carries:
- the pdxT gene encoding pyridoxal 5'-phosphate synthase glutaminase subunit PdxT, producing MAGRPSPRIGVLALQGDFREHIASLTGLGADVVPLRRPEEIDSLDGVVIPGGESSVMDKLSRAFGVAEPLGAAIRAGLPTYGTCAGMIMLSARITDGIAGQHTLDVLDTTVRRNAFGNQNDSFEIDIPMPDLGAEPVHAVFIRAPVVEQHGSGVDVIGALPDGQVVAVQQGNVLASAFHPEVAGEDRFHRRFLDIVRRA from the coding sequence GTGGCTGGTAGGCCCTCGCCCCGGATCGGCGTCCTCGCCCTGCAGGGCGACTTCCGTGAGCACATCGCCTCGCTCACCGGACTCGGTGCGGACGTCGTCCCGCTCCGCCGCCCGGAGGAGATCGACAGCCTCGACGGTGTCGTGATCCCCGGCGGCGAGTCGAGCGTGATGGACAAGCTGTCCCGTGCGTTCGGGGTCGCCGAGCCGCTGGGCGCTGCCATCCGAGCAGGGCTGCCGACCTACGGCACCTGCGCTGGCATGATCATGCTCAGTGCGCGGATCACCGACGGCATCGCCGGGCAGCACACCCTCGACGTCCTCGACACCACGGTGCGCCGGAACGCGTTCGGCAACCAGAACGACTCGTTCGAGATCGACATCCCGATGCCCGACCTCGGCGCCGAGCCGGTGCACGCGGTGTTCATCCGCGCACCGGTCGTCGAGCAGCACGGGTCCGGCGTCGACGTCATCGGGGCGCTGCCCGACGGCCAGGTCGTCGCCGTGCAGCAGGGCAACGTGCTCGCGAGTGCGTTCCACCCCGAGGTCGCGGGCGAGGACCGGTTCCACCGCCGCTTCCTCGACATCGTCCGCCGCGCTTGA
- the pdxS gene encoding pyridoxal 5'-phosphate synthase lyase subunit PdxS yields the protein MSDSTPSTVNATSTTGSSRVKRGLAEMLKGGVIMDVIDADQARIAEEAGATAVMALERVPADIRAQGGVARMSDPSMIEEIIAAVSIPVMAKARIGHFVEAQVLQELGVDYIDESEVLSPADYVNHIDKWKFTTPFVCGATNLGEALRRITEGAAMIRSKGEAGTGDVSEATRHIRTISKEIAALRNLKEDELYVAAKELQAPYDVVKEVAQTGKLPVVLFTAGGVATPADAAMMMQLGADGVFVGSGIFKSGDPAKRAAAIVKAVTFHDDPKVIAEVSRGLGEAMVGINVADVPAPHRLAERGW from the coding sequence ATGAGCGACAGCACCCCCAGCACCGTCAACGCCACTTCGACCACCGGGTCCTCGCGTGTCAAGCGCGGTCTCGCGGAGATGCTCAAGGGCGGCGTCATCATGGACGTGATCGACGCCGACCAGGCACGCATCGCCGAGGAAGCCGGCGCCACCGCCGTCATGGCCCTCGAGCGCGTCCCCGCCGACATCCGCGCCCAGGGTGGTGTCGCCCGCATGTCCGACCCGTCGATGATCGAGGAGATCATCGCCGCCGTGTCGATCCCCGTCATGGCGAAGGCCCGCATCGGCCACTTCGTCGAGGCGCAGGTGCTGCAGGAGCTCGGCGTCGACTACATCGACGAGTCCGAGGTCCTCTCGCCGGCCGACTACGTGAACCACATCGACAAGTGGAAGTTCACGACCCCCTTCGTCTGCGGTGCCACCAACCTCGGCGAAGCGCTCCGTCGCATCACCGAGGGCGCGGCCATGATCCGTTCCAAGGGCGAAGCCGGAACCGGTGACGTGTCCGAGGCGACGCGCCACATCCGCACCATCTCGAAGGAGATCGCGGCACTGCGCAACCTCAAGGAAGACGAGCTCTACGTCGCCGCCAAGGAGCTGCAGGCGCCGTACGACGTGGTGAAGGAAGTCGCCCAGACCGGCAAGCTGCCCGTCGTGCTCTTCACCGCCGGTGGTGTCGCCACCCCGGCCGACGCCGCGATGATGATGCAGCTCGGTGCCGACGGTGTGTTCGTCGGCTCCGGCATCTTCAAGTCGGGCGACCCCGCCAAGCGTGCCGCCGCCATCGTCAAGGCCGTGACCTTCCACGACGACCCCAAGGTCATCGCCGAGGTTTCCCGCGGTCTGGGCGAGGCCATGGTCGGCATCAACGTCGCCGACGTCCCCGCACCGCACCGCCTCGCCGAGCGTGGCTGGTAG
- a CDS encoding HIT family protein → MPGPLDDEGDPLEIRDAATQAAVPDAFQRLWNPHRMAYIDAGRAGEGRGHRDDCPFCEAPRKSDEDALIVARGEHAYVLLNLYPYNNGHLLVCPYRHVPLYDEATPEELQEIGELTQTAMRVLREVSHCDGFNIGMNQGEVAGAGVAAHLHQHIVPRWQSDANFFPIIARTKSLSQMLGDTRRLVAEGWPSD, encoded by the coding sequence ATGCCCGGCCCGCTCGACGACGAGGGCGACCCGCTGGAGATCCGGGACGCCGCCACCCAGGCGGCGGTCCCGGACGCCTTCCAGCGCCTGTGGAACCCGCACCGGATGGCGTACATCGACGCCGGCCGTGCGGGGGAGGGCCGCGGCCACCGCGACGACTGCCCGTTCTGCGAGGCACCGCGGAAGTCCGACGAGGACGCCCTCATCGTCGCGCGGGGCGAGCACGCCTACGTCCTGCTCAACCTGTACCCGTACAACAACGGCCACCTGCTGGTCTGCCCCTACCGGCACGTCCCGCTCTACGACGAAGCGACGCCCGAGGAGCTGCAGGAGATCGGCGAACTCACCCAGACGGCGATGCGGGTCCTGCGGGAGGTCTCGCACTGCGACGGCTTCAACATCGGCATGAACCAGGGTGAGGTCGCCGGAGCCGGCGTCGCCGCCCACCTGCACCAGCACATCGTGCCGCGGTGGCAGTCGGACGCGAACTTCTTCCCGATCATCGCCCGGACGAAGTCGCTCTCCCAGATGCTCGGCGACACCCGTCGACTCGTCGCCGAGGGGTGGCCGTCGGACTAG
- the thrS gene encoding threonine--tRNA ligase — protein sequence MPQAPEPRTATTTTTGTELFDGVRGVVAIRVDGVLKDLAADVQAGETAEPVTLDEQDGLDILRHSAAHVLAQAVQQINPDAKLGIGPPVTDGFYYDFDVAEPFTPEDLKAIEKGMDRIVKQAQRFRRRVVTDDEARELMAGEPYKQELIGLKGAASEGDSGESVEVGAGELTVYENVDPKSGDVLWQDLCRGPHVPHTRWIGNAAKLMRVAAAYWRGSEKNPQLQRVYGTAWPDKDQLKAYLVRLEEAAKRDHRKLGAELDLFSFPDEIGSGLAIFHPKGGIIRREMEDYSRRRHEQEGYSFVYTPHITKGDLFEQSGHLGWYKDGMFPPMHMDEARDEDGNITRQGADYYLKPMNCPMHILAYRSQARSYRDLPLRMFEFGTVYRNEKSGVIHGLTRVRGLTQDDAHIFTTKEKMKEELTTTLQFVLSLLRDYGLDDFYLELSTKDPEKYVGDDDVWDEATNTLREVAEETGLELVPDPAGAAFYGPKISVQARDAIGRTWQMSTVQLDFNLPERFGIEYAAADGTRQRPVMIHRALFGSIERFFGVLTEHYAGAFPAWLSPVQVVAIPVAEEYGDYLDQVVAKLRAQGVRAEVDHSDDRMQKKIRTHTKAKVPFQLIAGGDDRDAGAVSFRFRDGRQDNGVPVDEAVERITTAIRDRVQV from the coding sequence GTGCCTCAGGCACCCGAGCCGCGCACCGCGACGACCACCACGACGGGCACCGAGCTGTTCGACGGCGTCCGCGGCGTCGTCGCCATCCGTGTCGACGGGGTCCTGAAGGACCTCGCCGCGGACGTGCAGGCGGGCGAGACCGCCGAGCCGGTGACGCTCGACGAGCAGGACGGCCTGGACATCCTCCGCCACAGCGCGGCCCACGTGCTGGCGCAGGCCGTGCAGCAGATCAACCCGGACGCCAAGCTCGGCATCGGGCCGCCCGTCACCGACGGCTTCTACTACGACTTCGACGTCGCCGAGCCCTTCACGCCGGAGGACCTCAAGGCGATCGAGAAGGGCATGGACCGCATCGTCAAGCAGGCCCAGCGCTTCCGCCGCAGGGTCGTGACCGACGACGAGGCGCGCGAACTGATGGCGGGGGAGCCCTACAAGCAGGAGCTCATCGGCCTGAAGGGCGCCGCGTCAGAGGGCGACTCGGGTGAGAGCGTCGAGGTCGGCGCCGGTGAACTGACCGTCTACGAGAACGTCGACCCGAAGTCCGGCGACGTCCTCTGGCAGGACCTCTGCCGTGGCCCGCACGTCCCGCACACCCGCTGGATCGGCAACGCCGCCAAGCTCATGCGCGTCGCCGCGGCCTACTGGCGTGGCTCCGAGAAGAACCCGCAGCTGCAGCGCGTCTACGGCACCGCCTGGCCCGACAAGGACCAGCTCAAGGCGTACCTCGTCCGTCTCGAGGAAGCCGCCAAGCGCGACCACCGCAAGCTCGGTGCCGAGCTCGACCTGTTCTCGTTCCCGGACGAGATCGGCTCGGGCCTGGCGATCTTCCACCCCAAGGGCGGCATCATCCGCCGCGAGATGGAGGACTACTCGCGCCGTCGGCACGAGCAGGAGGGCTACTCGTTCGTCTACACGCCGCACATCACCAAGGGCGACCTGTTCGAGCAGTCCGGCCACCTCGGCTGGTACAAGGACGGCATGTTCCCGCCCATGCACATGGACGAGGCACGCGACGAGGACGGCAACATCACCCGCCAGGGCGCGGACTACTACCTCAAGCCGATGAACTGCCCGATGCACATCCTGGCGTACCGGTCGCAGGCCCGCTCCTACCGCGACCTGCCCCTGCGGATGTTCGAGTTCGGCACGGTCTACCGCAACGAGAAGTCCGGCGTCATCCACGGCCTCACCCGGGTGCGCGGCCTGACCCAGGACGACGCCCACATCTTCACCACGAAGGAGAAGATGAAGGAGGAGCTCACCACGACCCTGCAGTTCGTGCTGTCGCTGCTCCGTGACTACGGCCTCGACGACTTCTACCTCGAGCTCTCCACGAAGGACCCGGAGAAGTACGTCGGCGACGACGACGTCTGGGACGAGGCGACGAACACCCTGCGCGAGGTCGCCGAGGAGACCGGACTCGAACTCGTGCCGGACCCCGCCGGAGCGGCGTTCTACGGCCCGAAGATCTCGGTGCAGGCCCGTGACGCCATCGGCCGCACCTGGCAGATGTCGACCGTGCAGCTCGACTTCAACCTGCCGGAGCGCTTCGGTATCGAGTACGCCGCTGCCGACGGCACCCGCCAGCGCCCGGTGATGATCCACCGCGCCCTGTTCGGCTCGATCGAGCGGTTCTTCGGCGTCCTCACCGAGCACTACGCCGGTGCGTTCCCCGCGTGGCTGTCGCCCGTGCAGGTCGTCGCCATCCCGGTGGCCGAGGAGTACGGCGACTACCTCGACCAGGTCGTCGCGAAGCTCCGTGCCCAGGGCGTCCGCGCCGAGGTCGACCACTCGGACGACCGCATGCAGAAGAAGATCCGCACGCACACCAAGGCCAAGGTGCCGTTCCAGCTCATCGCGGGCGGGGACGACCGCGACGCCGGGGCCGTGAGCTTCCGCTTCCGTGACGGCCGACAGGACAACGGCGTGCCCGTGGACGAAGCGGTCGAGCGCATCACCACCGCCATCCGCGACCGCGTGCAGGTCTGA